In Salinarimonas sp., a genomic segment contains:
- a CDS encoding efflux RND transporter periplasmic adaptor subunit, whose amino-acid sequence MPTLPMPKLRSIATFVLAAALGGWAGPAAAQDAAPDLYAPPPLTRPGEPGDLGAGPEIRAQISPRRHTVLSAEIPGKIVRLDLREGERFGAGDVLAAIDCAAHEARRDRAAAQEDAARRRLDTAGRLDRLSSISRLEVDEARAALAAAEAETALAQVFVARCEIRAPFAGRVAERRVQEHQYVAEGDQLLAILDDAALEVEMLVPSRWLVWLEPGQVFTVAIDELGRTIEAEVARLGARVDPVSQSIKVFGRIPQGTPGLVAGMSGVARLAPPPGDG is encoded by the coding sequence ATGCCCACGCTCCCTATGCCCAAGCTCCGTTCGATCGCGACCTTCGTGCTCGCAGCGGCGCTGGGCGGCTGGGCCGGACCGGCCGCGGCGCAGGACGCCGCGCCGGACCTCTACGCGCCGCCGCCGCTGACGCGACCGGGCGAACCCGGCGACTTGGGAGCCGGCCCGGAGATTCGGGCCCAGATCAGCCCGCGACGCCATACGGTCCTCTCCGCCGAGATCCCGGGAAAGATCGTCCGCCTCGACCTGCGCGAGGGCGAGCGCTTCGGCGCCGGAGACGTTCTGGCGGCCATCGATTGCGCCGCTCACGAGGCGCGCCGCGATCGTGCCGCCGCGCAGGAGGACGCCGCCCGCCGGCGGCTCGACACCGCCGGCCGGCTCGACCGGCTGTCCTCGATCAGCCGGCTCGAGGTCGACGAGGCGCGCGCCGCGCTCGCCGCCGCCGAGGCCGAGACGGCGCTGGCGCAGGTCTTCGTCGCACGCTGCGAGATCCGCGCCCCCTTCGCGGGCCGGGTCGCGGAGCGGCGGGTTCAGGAGCATCAGTACGTGGCGGAGGGCGACCAGCTCCTCGCCATCCTCGACGACGCGGCGCTCGAGGTGGAGATGCTCGTCCCCTCGCGCTGGCTCGTCTGGCTCGAGCCCGGGCAGGTCTTCACGGTCGCCATCGACGAGCTCGGCCGCACGATCGAGGCCGAGGTGGCCCGCCTCGGCGCGCGGGTCGACCCCGTCAGCCAATCGATCAAGGTTTTCGGGCGTATCCCGCAGGGCACGCCGGGCCTCGTCGCCGGCATGAGCGGCGTCGCCAGGCTCGCCCCGCCGCCGGGCGACGGATGA
- a CDS encoding TolC family protein — MATVFAALALGACAITPEPFTLEEQIARAAADREAMYASQEPVRGAITLEEALARAVKYNLDHRVALMERALEDKALDVATIDLLPEATARAGLRTRDNVQASSSRSINTGRQSLEPSTSTEQNLGTAELALSLDILDFGLSYFGAKAQANRVLAAEQRRRRVVISIADQVRSAYWEAVTAEQLQPRVRQVLAEARTALDFARQAESERLLPPLETLQFQRALLEIVQQLEIVESELAIAKAQLAGLMNLPPGTAYTLAPPRRAAPGRLPYGLDDLEAIAMVARPEIQEELYAARNVALETRSDIMRLLPGLSLFGGVNYDSNAFLVNNSWADAGLSVTWNLLRLVAVPSILAEGEAREAVAETRRLALRMAILTQVNLAYRRYQRAQRLYVRANEIQGVESRIARATRSAEEQDASSRLERVRAQAASVLASRAGNRAFAEVQNALGSLYAAAGFDPLPAIVEDVDIATLAREIAANAAAIDAGRVGLPVPPPPQATPVAEVSTPTAMYAAASAVLPPARPEN, encoded by the coding sequence GTGGCGACCGTCTTCGCCGCGCTCGCCCTCGGCGCTTGCGCCATCACGCCGGAGCCGTTCACGCTCGAGGAGCAGATCGCCCGCGCGGCGGCCGATCGCGAGGCGATGTACGCGTCGCAGGAGCCCGTGCGCGGGGCGATCACGCTGGAGGAGGCCCTCGCCCGGGCCGTCAAGTACAACCTAGACCATCGGGTCGCCCTGATGGAGCGAGCGCTCGAGGACAAGGCCCTCGACGTGGCGACGATCGACCTCCTGCCCGAGGCGACGGCCCGCGCCGGCCTGCGCACGCGCGACAATGTGCAGGCCTCGTCGTCCCGCTCGATCAACACGGGCCGCCAGTCGCTGGAGCCCTCCACCTCCACCGAGCAGAATCTCGGCACGGCCGAGCTCGCCCTCTCCCTCGACATCCTCGATTTCGGCCTCAGCTATTTCGGCGCCAAGGCGCAGGCGAACCGGGTGCTGGCCGCCGAGCAGCGCCGCCGCCGCGTCGTCATCTCCATCGCCGACCAGGTTCGCTCGGCCTATTGGGAGGCGGTCACCGCCGAGCAGCTGCAGCCGCGGGTGCGCCAGGTTCTGGCGGAGGCCCGCACCGCGCTCGACTTCGCCCGCCAGGCCGAGAGCGAGCGCCTTCTGCCGCCGCTGGAGACGCTGCAGTTCCAGCGCGCGCTGCTCGAGATCGTGCAGCAGCTCGAGATCGTCGAGAGCGAGCTCGCCATCGCCAAGGCGCAGCTCGCCGGCCTGATGAACCTGCCGCCGGGCACGGCCTACACCCTCGCGCCGCCGCGCCGCGCCGCGCCGGGCCGGCTGCCCTACGGGCTCGACGACCTCGAGGCCATCGCCATGGTCGCCCGCCCGGAGATCCAGGAGGAGCTCTACGCGGCCCGCAACGTGGCGCTGGAGACGCGCTCCGACATCATGCGGCTTCTGCCTGGCCTGAGCCTGTTCGGCGGCGTGAACTACGATTCGAACGCCTTCCTCGTGAACAATTCCTGGGCCGACGCCGGGCTCTCGGTCACCTGGAACCTTCTGAGGCTCGTGGCCGTGCCGTCCATCCTGGCGGAGGGCGAGGCCCGCGAAGCCGTCGCCGAGACGCGCCGGCTGGCGTTGCGCATGGCCATCCTCACGCAGGTGAACCTCGCCTATCGGCGCTACCAGCGCGCCCAGCGTCTCTATGTCCGTGCGAACGAGATCCAGGGCGTCGAGAGCCGCATCGCCCGCGCGACCCGGAGCGCCGAGGAGCAGGACGCGTCCTCGCGGCTCGAGCGGGTGCGCGCCCAGGCCGCCTCGGTCCTCGCGAGCCGCGCCGGGAACCGGGCCTTCGCGGAGGTGCAGAACGCGCTGGGGTCGCTGTACGCCGCCGCCGGCTTCGATCCGCTCCCGGCCATTGTGGAGGACGTCGACATCGCGACCCTGGCGCGCGAGATCGCGGCCAACGCCGCGGCGATCGATGCGGGCCGGGTCGGATTGCCGGTGCCGCCGCCGCCGCAGGCCACGCCCGTCGCCGAAGTGTCCACGCCGACGGCGATGTACGCCGCCGCCTCGGCCGTCCTGCCGCCGGCGCGGCCGGAGAACTGA
- a CDS encoding HlyD family efflux transporter periplasmic adaptor subunit yields the protein MNPPPDRRLVALSTLVEIEKRARAAETPEALGFLVVNDTHMVVPYRQAALYRADTGTIQALSGLATPDPDAPFTRRLTAMMRRLVRDTPPTSPRALDLAAFAEAAETPKSVEEARAFLSAYLPANLALVPLARGGRTLALLLMAREEPFGAPETQILGHLADAYAHAWAALVGAGRSRPLATRRRFLAAAAALAAAAILALPVRQSVLAPAEIVAQDAALVRAPVDGVVEAIHVAPNARVAEGDLLVTLDGRELEARLEIARQQLAVAEAELRQARQQAVFDDRSRAQIAILEGRREQHAAEAAFVEDTLARIRMTAPRDGIAIYDDPDDWEGRPVALGERIMSVADPRAQALEVQLAVADAIVLEPGAEVAFFLNIDPADPTPATLVRAGYRAGPTPEGVMAYRLRADFAEHDPRLRIGLRGTAKLYGERTSLFLYLLRRPIAAARVWLGL from the coding sequence ATGAACCCGCCGCCGGATCGCCGTCTCGTCGCGCTCTCGACGCTGGTCGAGATCGAGAAGCGCGCCCGCGCCGCCGAGACCCCGGAGGCGCTGGGCTTTCTCGTCGTCAACGACACGCACATGGTCGTGCCCTATCGGCAAGCCGCGCTCTACCGCGCCGACACGGGTACGATCCAGGCGCTGTCCGGGCTCGCGACCCCCGACCCCGACGCGCCCTTCACCCGCCGCCTCACCGCCATGATGCGCCGGCTCGTCCGCGACACGCCCCCGACGTCGCCGCGCGCCCTCGATCTCGCCGCCTTCGCGGAGGCGGCGGAGACGCCGAAGTCGGTCGAGGAGGCGCGCGCCTTCCTGTCCGCGTACCTGCCCGCGAACCTCGCCCTGGTTCCCCTCGCGCGCGGCGGTCGCACGCTCGCGCTGCTGCTGATGGCGCGCGAGGAGCCTTTCGGCGCGCCCGAGACGCAGATCCTCGGCCACCTCGCCGACGCCTACGCCCATGCCTGGGCCGCGCTCGTCGGCGCGGGGCGCAGCCGTCCGCTCGCCACGCGCAGGAGGTTCCTCGCCGCCGCCGCCGCGCTCGCGGCGGCGGCGATCCTGGCGCTGCCGGTGCGCCAGTCCGTGCTCGCGCCGGCCGAGATCGTCGCGCAGGACGCCGCCCTCGTGCGCGCCCCCGTCGACGGCGTCGTCGAGGCGATCCACGTAGCCCCCAACGCTCGCGTGGCGGAGGGCGACCTCCTCGTGACCCTCGACGGCCGCGAATTGGAGGCGCGGCTCGAGATCGCCCGCCAGCAGCTCGCCGTCGCCGAGGCCGAGCTGCGCCAGGCGCGCCAGCAGGCGGTGTTCGACGACCGCTCGCGCGCGCAGATCGCCATCCTGGAAGGGCGTCGCGAGCAGCACGCGGCGGAGGCCGCCTTCGTCGAGGACACGCTCGCGCGCATCCGCATGACGGCCCCGCGGGACGGCATCGCCATCTACGACGATCCGGACGACTGGGAGGGCCGGCCCGTAGCGCTCGGCGAGCGCATCATGAGCGTCGCCGACCCGAGGGCGCAGGCGCTGGAGGTCCAGCTGGCCGTGGCCGACGCCATCGTCCTGGAGCCCGGCGCGGAGGTCGCCTTCTTCCTCAACATCGACCCGGCCGATCCGACACCCGCCACGCTGGTGCGTGCCGGCTACCGCGCGGGCCCGACCCCCGAGGGAGTCATGGCCTACCGCCTGCGCGCCGACTTCGCCGAACACGACCCGCGGCTGCGCATCGGCTTGCGGGGGACGGCGAAGCTCTACGGCGAGCGTACGAGCCTGTTCCTCTACCTGCTGCGCCGCCCCATCGCCGCGGCGCGGGTGTGGCTCGGCCTATGA